From the Clostridium sp. Marseille-P299 genome, one window contains:
- a CDS encoding TlyA family RNA methyltransferase has protein sequence MKERLDVLLVQRNLVESREKAKAIIMSGNVFVEGQREDKAGSMFPPEVNIEVKGASMKYVSRGGYKLEKAIEEHGVNLIDKVCMDVGSSTGGFTDCMLQNGATKVFAVDVGTNQLAWKLRQDPRVVSMEKTNIRYVTIDDIKEYVDFVSIDVAFISLTKVLGPVFKLMKEHGEIVCLIKPQFEAGREKVGKKGVVREKSVHDEVIRKVILFAAQLGFEMLALDFSPIKGPEGNIEYLLYMRKQTKFASDEVDEEEQDLEDDQELDNDHNTTEAVIEDSITDIIKARTDVAAILELVGNVVEMAHGTLQL, from the coding sequence ATGAAAGAACGTCTTGATGTGCTATTAGTACAACGAAACCTAGTAGAGTCAAGAGAAAAAGCAAAGGCTATTATCATGTCTGGAAACGTATTTGTTGAAGGGCAAAGAGAAGATAAGGCTGGAAGTATGTTTCCACCTGAGGTGAATATTGAAGTTAAGGGTGCTTCAATGAAGTATGTCAGCCGAGGTGGTTATAAATTAGAAAAAGCAATCGAGGAACATGGGGTAAATCTAATCGATAAAGTATGTATGGATGTTGGTTCTTCTACTGGTGGATTCACTGATTGCATGTTACAAAATGGAGCTACAAAGGTATTTGCAGTTGATGTTGGGACAAACCAACTTGCTTGGAAATTACGTCAAGATCCTAGAGTGGTTTCAATGGAAAAAACAAATATTCGTTATGTTACAATTGATGATATCAAGGAATATGTAGATTTTGTTTCAATTGATGTAGCATTTATTTCTTTAACTAAGGTTTTAGGACCAGTGTTTAAACTTATGAAAGAGCATGGTGAAATCGTTTGCCTTATCAAACCTCAATTTGAAGCGGGTCGAGAAAAGGTTGGGAAAAAAGGTGTTGTTAGAGAAAAAAGTGTCCATGATGAGGTAATTCGAAAGGTTATTCTTTTTGCCGCACAACTAGGTTTTGAAATGTTAGCTCTTGATTTTTCTCCTATTAAGGGACCTGAGGGCAATATTGAGTATTTACTTTATATGAGAAAGCAAACAAAGTTTGCATCCGATGAAGTAGATGAGGAAGAACAGGATTTAGAAGATGATCAGGAGTTAGACAACGATCATAATACTACAGAAGCTGTAATTGAAGATTCTATCACTGATATAATAAAGGCAAGAACAGATGTCGCAGCTATTCTAGAGTTAGTTGGTAATGTAGTAGAAATGGCACATGGAACACTACAATTGTAG